The following proteins are co-located in the Thermodesulfovibrionales bacterium genome:
- a CDS encoding prohibitin family protein, translating into MKEINVDALTEKAKKFGGNGKKIVISIAALIILWIAVRGLNPFVLVGAGERGVVLNFGAVQQDVLGEGLHLRVPVMQKIALVDVRIQKSQTDAESVSKDLQDTKSVVAVNYHASPDKVNKIYQNIGTEFKDRIVDPAVQEVVKAITARYTAVELITQREKVRNEIKDLLRQRLITYDIIVDDFSIVNFRFSQQFEAAIEAKQTAEQLAFKAQRDLERIKIEADQKIASAKAEAESLRLQKENVTPQLIQLRKIEASIKAIEKWDGHMPKITSGAVPFIDMKSLEDK; encoded by the coding sequence ATGAAAGAGATCAATGTCGATGCATTGACGGAAAAAGCAAAGAAGTTTGGCGGCAACGGAAAAAAGATTGTCATATCCATTGCGGCGCTTATCATTCTCTGGATTGCGGTCAGGGGACTGAACCCATTTGTTTTAGTCGGAGCGGGAGAGCGTGGCGTCGTGCTGAATTTCGGGGCCGTGCAACAGGATGTGCTCGGCGAAGGTTTGCATTTACGTGTCCCGGTGATGCAGAAAATAGCCTTGGTAGATGTGCGTATTCAGAAGTCCCAGACCGACGCAGAATCTGTTTCAAAGGATCTTCAGGATACAAAATCGGTTGTTGCTGTCAATTATCACGCATCTCCTGATAAGGTTAACAAGATATATCAGAACATTGGCACTGAATTTAAGGACCGCATAGTGGACCCCGCAGTTCAGGAAGTCGTGAAGGCTATAACCGCGCGCTACACAGCGGTAGAACTGATCACGCAGCGCGAGAAGGTGCGTAATGAGATAAAAGACCTGCTCAGGCAGCGTCTGATTACCTATGACATCATAGTGGACGATTTTTCTATCGTGAACTTCAGATTTTCACAGCAGTTCGAGGCCGCCATCGAGGCGAAACAGACTGCGGAACAGCTTGCCTTCAAGGCCCAGCGCGACCTTGAGAGGATCAAGATCGAGGCTGACCAGAAGATTGCTAGCGCAAAGGCAGAAGCCGAGTCACTGCGGTTACAGAAAGAGAATGTTACTCCCCAATTGATACAACTGAGAAAAATCGAGGCCTCTATCAAGGCGATTGAAAAATGGGATGGACACATGCCCAAAATTACCTCGGGTGCCGTGCCGTTTATCGATATGAAGTCTCTCGAAGACAAATAA
- a CDS encoding alpha/beta fold hydrolase, which yields MAEASSRLEGSPVQAFSPRGRFFTDQTFHFETLRNAGYAFSQCADLGEMLETTKQIPEGDLESWYTAWAATADRVEALAARTQDTLSKGGAYMRASTYQRLAEFLLPPDDPRRPASLDKAVRWFLQGLEALGVRYESFSARYDNGRLRALYLPGPAGSEQKPLIVAIGGYDSILEEKYPVIGKAALERGYSVLLYEGPGQGEPLRKYGLKFTPEWEKPTAAVLDEFLRTHNKPSKIVLFGMSMGGYLAPRAAAFEARIDGVVAYDVCFDLHEAAARTFGAVQQNPLALKNAGVSWAYHNALWTMGTTTPDDTLEAFSHFKLAPIADRIRQDVLILAGTEDHFIPFHQVEDFEKSLVNARSVTTRIFDRPSGGGEHCQCGTTSLVHAAVFDWLLQRFPVVSQI from the coding sequence ATGGCAGAAGCAAGCTCACGTCTAGAAGGGAGTCCCGTGCAAGCGTTCAGCCCAAGAGGCCGTTTCTTCACCGACCAGACATTCCACTTCGAAACTCTTCGGAACGCGGGCTACGCCTTCTCCCAATGTGCCGATCTTGGCGAGATGCTGGAGACGACGAAGCAGATTCCTGAAGGCGATCTGGAGAGCTGGTACACCGCATGGGCAGCGACTGCCGATCGCGTGGAGGCATTGGCCGCACGTACCCAGGATACGCTCAGCAAGGGTGGCGCCTACATGCGCGCGTCTACCTACCAGCGCTTGGCCGAGTTCCTGTTGCCGCCCGATGATCCCAGGCGCCCGGCATCGCTCGACAAGGCAGTCCGCTGGTTCTTGCAAGGTCTGGAGGCATTAGGCGTTCGCTACGAGTCCTTCTCAGCGCGATACGACAACGGACGGTTGCGCGCGCTGTATCTGCCAGGCCCGGCAGGATCCGAGCAAAAGCCACTGATCGTAGCCATCGGAGGGTACGACTCGATCCTCGAGGAGAAGTATCCCGTGATCGGCAAGGCAGCGCTTGAGCGTGGCTATTCCGTGTTGCTCTACGAAGGGCCCGGCCAGGGTGAGCCGCTGCGCAAGTACGGCTTGAAATTTACCCCGGAGTGGGAGAAACCGACTGCCGCGGTGCTGGATGAATTCCTGCGCACCCATAACAAGCCGTCGAAGATTGTACTTTTTGGGATGAGCATGGGCGGCTATCTTGCACCGCGCGCCGCTGCCTTCGAAGCACGCATCGACGGCGTGGTGGCGTACGACGTGTGCTTCGATCTTCATGAGGCTGCAGCGCGGACCTTCGGGGCCGTGCAGCAGAATCCCCTCGCGCTGAAAAATGCAGGCGTGTCCTGGGCCTACCACAACGCGCTTTGGACCATGGGAACCACGACCCCCGACGATACCCTAGAGGCGTTCTCGCATTTCAAGCTCGCTCCCATTGCCGATCGCATCCGGCAGGACGTTTTGATTCTGGCTGGCACGGAAGACCACTTCATTCCCTTCCACCAAGTAGAGGACTTCGAAAAGTCGCTGGTCAACGCGCGCAGCGTCACCACTCGCATCTTTGATCGGCCTTCGGGTGGCGGCGAGCACTGCCAGTGCGGCACCACCTCGCTGGTCCATGCGGCCGTGTTCGACTGGCTGCTGCAGAGGTTCCCCGTTGTTTCACAGATTTAA